A part of Ammospiza nelsoni isolate bAmmNel1 chromosome 9, bAmmNel1.pri, whole genome shotgun sequence genomic DNA contains:
- the LOC132076967 gene encoding olfactory receptor 14J1-like, whose protein sequence is MSNSSSISHFLLLALTDTRQLQLLHFCLLLGISLAALLGNGLIISAVACGHHLHTPLFFFLLNLALSDLGSICTTVPKAMHNSLWDTRNISYTGCAAQLFFFLFFISAELFLLTITCYDRYVSICKPLHYGTLLGSRACAHMAAAAWASAFLYSLLHTANTFSVPLCHGNVLGQFFCEIPQILKLSCYKSYLREFGLIAVSVFFGFGFFVFIVFSYVQIFRVVLRIPSEQGRHKAFSTCLPHLAVVSLFLSTGTFAHLKPPSMSSLSLDLALSVLYSVVPPALNLFIYSLRNQELKAAVRRLITGWFQEH, encoded by the coding sequence atgtccaacagcagctccatcagccacttcctcctgctggcattgacagacacacggcagctgcagctcctgcacttctgcctcttgctgggcatctccctggctgccctcctgggcaacggcctcatcatcagcgccgtagcctgtggccaccacctgcacacgcccctgttcttcttcctgctcaacctggccctcagcgacctgggctccatctgcaccactgtccccaaagccatgcacaattccctctgggacaccaggaacatctcctacacaggatgtgctgctcagctctttttctttctgttcttcatctCAGCAGAGCTTTTCCTCCTGACCATCACGTGCTACGACCGCtatgtgtccatctgcaaacccctgcactacgggaccctcctgggcagcagagcttgtgcccacatggcagcagctgcctgggccagtgcctttctctactcactgctgcacacagccaatacattttctgtgcccctgtgccatggcaatgtcctgggccagttcttctgtgaaattcCCCAGATCCTCAAGCTTTCCTGCTACAAATCCTATCTCAGGGAATTTGGGCTCATTGCAGTTAGtgtcttttttggttttggcttttttgtgttcattgttttctcctatgtgcagatcttcagggttgtgctgaggatcccctctgagcaggggcggcacaaagccttttccacctgcctccctcacctggctgtggtctcTCTGTTCCTCAGCACTGGCACATTTGCACATCTGAAGcccccctccatgtcctccctatccctggatctggccctgtcagttctgtactcagtggtgcctccagccctgaacctcttcatctacagcctgaggaaccaggagctcaaggctgcagtgaggagaCTGATCACTGGATGGTTCCAGGAACATTAA